Proteins found in one Bremerella volcania genomic segment:
- a CDS encoding Gfo/Idh/MocA family protein, translating to MTANHRVSRRTFLKTSSAAAGLAAAPMFIPSTAFGANDRVLTGHIGVGGMGRGNLGKFLDNAVAVCDVDSKHAENAAKIVLDKKDRKVDVFGDYRKLLDRKDIDAVVVSTPDHWHAITTIHACEAGKDVYCEKPLSLTINEGRRMVEAARANKRIVQTGSMQRSSSNFRRACELVRNGYIGKVHTVHVGIANANDPGKLPPDSKAPENLNYDFWLGPAPLRPYNEKRVHYNFRFWWDYSGGQMTNWGAHHIDIAHWGMGKDDSGPLSVHAEQVKYHPEGYHEVPEACRITYDYGDGVKMIVGQGQKDIKMGTRFIGDKGEIYVNRGVFQPSSEEIGAIKLKDSDIHLIDSNNHHKNFLTCMETRELPICDVEIGHRTATACHLGNISCRLERKIEWDPVAEKITGDDEAAEMTHRAHRAPYVLG from the coding sequence ATGACAGCTAATCATCGCGTTTCGCGTCGTACGTTTCTGAAAACATCCAGCGCGGCTGCCGGTTTGGCGGCTGCTCCGATGTTTATCCCTTCGACCGCATTCGGTGCCAACGATCGTGTGCTCACCGGTCACATCGGTGTCGGCGGCATGGGCCGAGGCAACCTGGGCAAGTTCCTCGACAACGCCGTGGCCGTGTGCGACGTCGACTCAAAGCATGCCGAGAATGCCGCGAAGATCGTGCTCGATAAAAAGGATCGCAAGGTCGACGTCTTCGGCGACTACCGCAAGCTGCTGGATCGCAAAGACATTGACGCCGTTGTCGTGAGCACGCCGGACCATTGGCATGCGATCACGACCATTCACGCTTGTGAAGCAGGCAAAGATGTCTACTGCGAAAAGCCGCTGTCGCTGACGATCAACGAAGGTCGCAGGATGGTCGAAGCGGCCCGCGCCAACAAGCGAATCGTGCAGACCGGTTCGATGCAGCGTTCGTCGTCCAACTTCCGCCGCGCGTGCGAACTGGTTCGCAACGGCTACATCGGCAAGGTTCATACGGTGCATGTCGGGATCGCCAACGCGAACGACCCCGGTAAACTGCCGCCTGATAGCAAAGCACCGGAAAATCTGAACTACGATTTCTGGCTCGGCCCAGCCCCGCTTCGTCCGTACAACGAGAAGCGGGTTCACTACAACTTCCGCTTCTGGTGGGATTACTCGGGCGGTCAGATGACCAACTGGGGTGCCCATCACATCGACATCGCCCACTGGGGAATGGGTAAGGACGATAGCGGCCCGCTCTCGGTGCATGCCGAGCAGGTCAAGTATCATCCGGAAGGCTACCACGAAGTGCCCGAAGCTTGTCGCATCACCTATGACTATGGAGACGGCGTGAAAATGATCGTCGGCCAGGGCCAGAAGGACATCAAGATGGGTACCCGCTTCATCGGCGACAAGGGGGAAATTTACGTCAACCGTGGCGTGTTCCAGCCGTCGTCCGAGGAAATCGGTGCGATCAAGCTGAAGGATTCGGACATTCACCTGATCGACAGCAACAACCATCACAAGAACTTCCTCACTTGTATGGAAACCCGCGAACTGCCGATCTGCGACGTCGAAATCGGCCACCGCACGGCCACCGCTTGCCACCTGGGTAATATCTCTTGCCGATTGGAACGCAAGATCGAGTGGGATCCGGTTGCCGAAAAGATCACCGGCGACGACGAAGCCGCCGAAATGACCCACCGAGCCCACCGCGCACCGTACGTGCTTGGCTAA